In a single window of the Gloeocapsa sp. DLM2.Bin57 genome:
- a CDS encoding cation:proton antiporter, whose protein sequence is MDNLIVAIDFFTKTPLLATAAEGEASENGALVIAAVLLSLVFIYLASKIGGEICARINLPPVLGELVGGVVIGVSLLHLVVFPETGGNPETSVLMRILSLTADLSPEAAESVFATQSEAITILSELGVIILLFEIGLESDLKELIRVGPQAAIVAVVGVVAPFAAGTAGLIYIFHLPAIPAIFAGAALTATSIGITAKVLAEIGYLSSQEGQIIIGAAVLDDILGIIVLAVVASLAKTGEIQVTNIIYLIVSAATFLVGAILLGRLLTPFFVGLVSEMKTRGQLLITSLIFGFLLSYIANVIQLEAILGAFAAGLVLAETEKREELEEQIIPIADFFVPIFFVCVGAKTNLSVLNPVIPSNREGLIIAAFLIIVAIIGKVIAGFAIFGQEKINKLAIGVGMVPRGEVGLVFAGVGAASGALSPAVDTAIIVMVIVTTFVAPPLLRVVFNKSSSESKEVLSTSTDE, encoded by the coding sequence ATGGATAACTTGATTGTTGCAATTGATTTTTTCACTAAGACGCCATTACTAGCAACAGCAGCAGAAGGAGAAGCATCAGAAAATGGTGCTTTAGTTATCGCTGCGGTCTTGTTAAGTTTAGTATTTATCTACCTAGCGAGTAAAATAGGTGGAGAAATCTGCGCCAGAATAAACCTTCCTCCCGTTTTAGGAGAATTAGTAGGAGGGGTAGTAATAGGTGTATCATTGTTACACCTGGTGGTTTTTCCCGAAACAGGAGGTAACCCTGAAACATCTGTACTGATGCGCATACTGTCGTTAACAGCAGATTTGTCACCCGAAGCAGCTGAGTCAGTATTTGCAACTCAAAGCGAAGCCATTACCATACTCTCAGAACTAGGGGTAATTATACTACTATTTGAAATAGGATTAGAATCAGACCTGAAAGAATTAATCAGAGTAGGACCACAAGCAGCTATAGTAGCTGTTGTCGGGGTAGTTGCTCCCTTTGCTGCAGGTACTGCAGGATTAATCTATATATTCCATCTACCAGCGATACCCGCTATTTTTGCAGGTGCTGCTTTAACAGCTACTAGTATAGGGATTACAGCCAAAGTGCTAGCAGAAATAGGTTATCTCAGTTCCCAAGAAGGACAGATAATCATCGGTGCTGCGGTACTAGATGATATTCTAGGTATTATAGTCTTAGCGGTAGTAGCGAGTTTAGCCAAAACGGGAGAAATACAAGTGACTAATATCATTTATCTGATTGTTAGTGCTGCAACCTTTTTAGTAGGAGCAATTTTACTAGGTCGGTTGTTAACTCCGTTTTTTGTGGGTTTAGTAAGTGAAATGAAAACTCGTGGTCAATTACTGATTACGAGCTTAATTTTTGGGTTTTTACTATCTTATATCGCCAACGTTATTCAACTAGAAGCGATTCTAGGAGCATTTGCAGCGGGTTTAGTTTTAGCAGAAACCGAAAAACGAGAAGAATTAGAAGAGCAAATCATCCCCATCGCTGATTTTTTTGTACCAATTTTCTTTGTTTGTGTGGGAGCTAAAACCAATCTCAGTGTCTTAAATCCAGTAATTCCAAGTAACCGTGAAGGTTTAATTATCGCTGCTTTTTTAATTATTGTGGCGATTATCGGTAAAGTGATCGCAGGGTTTGCTATTTTTGGTCAAGAGAAAATTAATAAACTAGCTATTGGTGTCGGAATGGTCCCGAGAGGAGAAGTAGGGTTAGTATTCGCAGGAGTAGGAGCAGCGAGTGGAGCACTTTCACCCGCGGTAGATACAGCGATTATTGTCATGGTGATTGTCACCACTTTTGTCGCACCTCCTTTGTTAAGAGTGGTGTTTAATAAATCTAGTTCCGAAAGCAAAGAAGTCTTATCAACCTCAACTGATGAGTAA
- a CDS encoding cation:proton antiporter yields the protein MDNLIVAIDFFTKTPLLATAAEGEASENGALVIAAVLLSLVFIYLGSKIGGEICARINLPPVLGELAGGVVIGVSLLNLLVFPETGATPETSVLMRILSLTADLSPEAAESVLATQSEAITILSELGVIILLFEIGLESDLKELLKVGPQAIIVAIVGLVAPFALGTIGLLYIFNLPAIPAIFAGTALTATSIGITAKVLAEIGYLNSKEGQIIIGAAVLDDILGIILLAIVASLAKTGEIQASNIIYLIVSAAVFLIGAILLGRLLTPFFVGLVSEMKTRGQLLITSLIFGFLLSYIANVIQLEAILGAFAAGLVLAETEKREELEEQIIPIADFFVPIFFVCVGAKTNLSVLNPGIPSNREGLIMAAFLVIVAIIGKVVAGFAVFGQEKLNKLAIGVGIVPRGEVGLVFAGVGAASGALSPTVETAIIIMVIVTTFIAPPLLRVVFNQSSSQNKESLSTSTDKG from the coding sequence ATGGATAACTTGATTGTTGCAATTGATTTTTTCACTAAGACGCCATTACTAGCAACAGCAGCAGAAGGAGAAGCATCAGAAAATGGTGCTTTAGTTATCGCTGCGGTCTTGTTAAGTTTAGTATTTATCTACCTAGGGAGTAAAATAGGTGGAGAAATCTGCGCCAGAATCAATCTTCCTCCTGTTTTAGGAGAATTAGCAGGAGGGGTAGTCATCGGTGTTTCCCTCTTAAACTTGCTGGTTTTCCCCGAAACAGGTGCTACCCCTGAAACATCTGTACTGATGCGCATACTGTCGTTAACGGCAGATTTATCACCCGAAGCAGCTGAGTCAGTATTGGCAACCCAAAGCGAAGCTATTACTATACTCTCAGAACTAGGGGTAATTATACTACTATTTGAAATAGGATTAGAATCAGACCTAAAAGAATTACTCAAAGTAGGACCACAAGCAATAATAGTAGCGATCGTCGGTTTAGTTGCTCCCTTTGCTTTAGGTACTATAGGGTTATTGTATATCTTTAATTTACCAGCGATACCCGCTATTTTTGCAGGTACTGCTTTAACAGCTACTAGTATAGGCATTACAGCCAAAGTTTTAGCAGAAATAGGTTATCTCAATTCTAAAGAAGGACAAATAATTATTGGTGCTGCGGTACTAGATGATATTCTAGGGATAATATTACTAGCCATAGTAGCAAGTTTAGCCAAAACAGGAGAGATACAAGCAAGCAATATCATCTATCTGATTGTTAGTGCTGCAGTATTTTTAATAGGGGCAATTTTGCTAGGTCGGTTGTTAACTCCATTTTTTGTGGGTTTAGTAAGTGAGATGAAAACTCGTGGTCAACTACTGATTACGAGCTTAATTTTTGGGTTTTTACTATCTTATATCGCCAACGTTATTCAACTAGAAGCGATTCTAGGAGCATTTGCAGCAGGTTTAGTCTTAGCAGAAACCGAAAAACGAGAAGAATTAGAAGAGCAAATCATACCCATCGCTGATTTTTTCGTACCAATTTTCTTTGTTTGTGTAGGAGCAAAAACCAATCTCAGTGTCTTAAATCCAGGGATTCCAAGTAACCGTGAAGGTTTAATTATGGCTGCTTTTTTAGTTATCGTAGCGATTATCGGTAAAGTGGTAGCAGGGTTTGCCGTTTTTGGTCAAGAGAAGCTCAATAAACTAGCTATTGGGGTAGGAATTGTACCGAGAGGAGAAGTAGGGTTAGTATTCGCAGGAGTAGGAGCAGCGAGTGGAGCACTTTCACCTACTGTAGAGACAGCAATTATTATCATGGTAATCGTCACAACTTTTATCGCACCTCCTTTGTTAAGAGTGGTATTTAATCAATCAAGTTCTCAAAACAAAGAAAGCTTATCTACCTCAACTGATAAAGGATAG
- a CDS encoding phosphomannomutase/phosphoglucomutase, whose translation MENFNWTKLQNGSDIRGVALPGIPNESVNLTPTVAKTLGQAFSTWLSQTLSQPTTALTISLGRDSRLSGPQLTEAVTEGITSTGANVLDFGIASTPAMFMSTITAGFNCDGAIMLTASHLPFNRNGLKFFTSSGGLDKADITAILSLAATNQFNNSDTPGVVTVKDFISVYAQQFVDKIRASVNHPTNYNQPLTGLKIIVDAGNGAGGFYVDKVLQPLGADTTGSQFLEPDGNFPNHIPNPEDKEAMASICAAVTNNQADLGIIFDTDVDRAGAVDSQGKEINRNRLIALIGAIVLREHPNSTIVTDSISSDGLTQFITDLGGIHHRFKRGYKNVINEAIRLNQQGQESWLAIETSGHGAMRENYFLDDGAYLMTKVLIKLAQLKLEDKALEDLISTLQEPVESEEFRLKINTEDFKNYGNMVIEKLQEFAENQTNWQIVPNNYEGVRVACQSPSEQGWFLLRLSLHDPVIPLNIETNVSGGVAKIATKLKGFFESYELLDLSAFENI comes from the coding sequence ATGGAAAATTTCAACTGGACTAAACTACAAAATGGCTCTGATATTCGTGGTGTGGCTTTACCAGGAATACCCAACGAGTCAGTCAATCTTACCCCTACAGTAGCCAAAACCCTAGGTCAAGCCTTTAGCACCTGGTTAAGTCAAACCCTATCTCAACCTACCACCGCTTTAACCATTTCTCTAGGTAGAGATAGTCGTCTGTCAGGACCTCAACTCACCGAAGCAGTTACCGAAGGTATCACTAGTACAGGAGCAAATGTCCTTGACTTTGGGATAGCTTCTACTCCCGCGATGTTTATGAGCACCATTACCGCAGGTTTTAACTGTGATGGAGCAATCATGCTCACCGCTAGTCATCTACCCTTTAACCGTAACGGCTTAAAATTCTTTACCTCTTCAGGAGGATTAGACAAAGCCGATATCACCGCTATTCTGTCTTTGGCTGCTACTAATCAATTTAATAACTCTGATACCCCAGGAGTTGTGACAGTAAAAGACTTTATCTCCGTTTATGCTCAACAATTTGTTGACAAAATTCGCGCCTCAGTTAACCATCCCACCAACTATAACCAACCTCTCACAGGATTAAAAATTATCGTAGATGCGGGTAATGGTGCAGGTGGTTTTTATGTAGATAAAGTTTTACAACCTTTAGGAGCTGATACCACAGGAAGTCAATTTCTCGAACCTGACGGGAATTTCCCTAACCATATCCCTAATCCCGAAGATAAAGAAGCCATGGCTTCTATTTGTGCTGCAGTAACTAACAATCAAGCAGATTTGGGCATTATTTTTGATACCGATGTAGATAGAGCAGGTGCTGTAGATTCTCAGGGGAAAGAAATCAATAGAAACCGTTTAATAGCTTTGATAGGGGCGATCGTTTTAAGGGAACATCCTAACTCTACTATCGTTACAGATTCTATCAGCTCTGATGGGTTGACTCAGTTTATTACCGATTTAGGTGGTATCCACCATCGCTTTAAAAGAGGTTATAAAAACGTCATCAATGAAGCGATTAGATTAAATCAACAAGGTCAAGAATCTTGGTTAGCTATAGAAACATCAGGTCATGGAGCAATGCGCGAGAATTATTTTCTCGATGATGGAGCTTATTTAATGACCAAAGTATTAATTAAACTCGCTCAATTAAAGTTAGAAGATAAAGCTTTAGAGGATTTAATCTCTACTTTACAAGAACCCGTAGAAAGTGAAGAATTTCGTCTTAAAATTAATACCGAAGACTTTAAAAACTATGGGAATATGGTTATAGAAAAACTGCAAGAATTCGCCGAAAACCAAACCAATTGGCAAATAGTTCCTAATAATTATGAAGGTGTGCGCGTAGCTTGTCAATCTCCTTCTGAACAAGGTTGGTTTTTATTACGTTTATCTCTTCATGATCCAGTAATTCCTCTTAATATTGAAACCAATGTATCTGGAGGAGTAGCAAAAATCGCTACTAAACTTAAAGGGTTTTTTGAGTCTTATGAGTTATTAGATTTAAGCGCTTTTGAGAATATTTAA
- a CDS encoding phytoene synthase yields MLQLPKPKQKTPKNLASVTEAYEYCRQITAKYSKTFYLGTLLMPKHKREAIWAIYVWCRRTDELVDGPEASQTTLETLEVWEHNLESIFAGHPLADPDVALVDAIARFPEIDIAPFRDMIAGQRMDLYRSRYETFDELYLYCYRVAGTVGLMSSSVLGVEKQDSQTPWTTNELNYIPKEEALALGIANQLTNILRDVGEDISRGRIYLPLEDLELFNYTEEDLYNHVIDERWQALMSFEIDRARQYYQQAERGIRALSRDSRWPVWSALMLYQGILDVIEANGYDVFNKRAFVPTPQKMLYLPISWLRAQAL; encoded by the coding sequence ATGCTGCAATTACCTAAACCTAAACAAAAAACCCCTAAAAACCTAGCTTCTGTTACAGAAGCCTACGAATACTGTCGTCAAATTACCGCGAAGTATTCCAAAACCTTTTACTTGGGCACTCTCTTAATGCCCAAACACAAACGAGAAGCAATCTGGGCGATATACGTCTGGTGTAGAAGAACCGATGAATTAGTGGATGGTCCTGAAGCTAGTCAAACTACTTTAGAAACCCTAGAAGTCTGGGAACATAATTTAGAGTCTATTTTCGCAGGTCATCCCTTAGCTGACCCCGATGTAGCCCTAGTAGATGCGATCGCCCGTTTTCCTGAAATAGATATAGCCCCCTTTCGGGATATGATCGCAGGACAAAGAATGGACCTCTATCGCAGTCGTTACGAGACTTTTGATGAACTGTATCTCTATTGTTATCGCGTCGCCGGAACAGTAGGTTTGATGTCTAGCTCTGTACTCGGTGTAGAAAAACAAGACTCTCAAACCCCCTGGACAACCAATGAGCTTAATTACATCCCCAAAGAAGAAGCCCTAGCTTTAGGAATCGCTAACCAGTTGACTAACATTCTGCGGGATGTGGGTGAGGATATCTCTAGGGGAAGGATTTATTTACCTCTAGAAGACTTGGAATTATTTAATTATACTGAAGAAGACCTCTATAATCACGTTATTGATGAGCGCTGGCAAGCCTTAATGAGCTTTGAAATTGACCGAGCACGTCAATATTATCAACAAGCAGAAAGAGGTATCCGCGCCCTATCTCGGGATTCTCGTTGGCCGGTTTGGTCAGCACTGATGCTTTATCAGGGAATCTTAGACGTGATCGAGGCTAATGGTTATGATGTATTTAATAAACGAGCTTTTGTGCCTACACCCCAAAAGATGCTCTATTTACCTATCTCTTGGTTACGGGCTCAAGCTCTATAG
- the pds gene encoding 15-cis-phytoene desaturase, translated as MRVAIAGAGLAGLSCAKYLVDAGHTPIVLERRDVLGGKIAAWKDEDGDWYETGLHIFFGAYPNMLQLFKELDIEDRLQWKEHTMIFNQPEKPGTYSRFDFPDLPAPINGVIAILRNNDLLTWGEKIRFGLGLIPAMLRGQKYVEKMDQYSWSEWMEKQNIPPRVEKEVFIAMSKALNFINPNEISATILLTALNRFLQEKNGSKMAFLDGSPTERLCQPLVEYITSRGGEVRLNAPLKEILLNEDNSVRGFLLRGLNGNPDEVFTADLYVSAMPVDPLKVMLPQPWREYDCFKKLEGLEGVPVINLHLWFDRKLTDIDHLLFSRSDLLSVYADMSNTCKEYANPDKSMLELVLAPAQEWITKSDQEIIDATMAELVQLFPQHFQGETPAQLLKYHVVKTPRSVYKATPGRQAYRPSQKTAISNFYLAGDYTMQQYLGSMEGAVLSGKLTANAIAADFPVPKTSPQPETNPESVKVGV; from the coding sequence ATGCGAGTAGCAATCGCCGGAGCAGGTCTAGCAGGACTATCTTGTGCTAAATATCTAGTAGATGCGGGACATACCCCCATAGTCTTAGAAAGAAGAGACGTACTAGGAGGGAAAATAGCAGCGTGGAAAGATGAAGATGGAGACTGGTACGAAACAGGGTTACACATCTTCTTTGGAGCATATCCCAATATGTTGCAGTTGTTCAAAGAATTAGATATAGAAGACAGACTGCAATGGAAAGAACACACCATGATTTTTAATCAACCCGAGAAACCAGGGACATACTCTCGGTTTGACTTTCCCGATCTTCCCGCACCCATCAACGGAGTCATCGCGATTTTACGTAATAATGACCTCTTAACTTGGGGAGAAAAAATCCGCTTCGGTCTCGGTTTAATTCCGGCGATGTTGCGAGGACAAAAATACGTAGAAAAAATGGATCAATATTCTTGGTCAGAATGGATGGAAAAACAAAACATCCCCCCAAGAGTAGAAAAAGAAGTCTTTATCGCCATGTCAAAAGCCTTAAACTTCATTAATCCTAATGAAATCTCAGCGACAATCTTGTTAACAGCTTTAAATCGCTTTTTACAAGAGAAAAACGGCTCAAAAATGGCATTTTTAGACGGCTCACCCACAGAGAGACTTTGTCAACCCTTGGTAGAGTATATTACCTCTAGAGGAGGAGAAGTAAGATTAAACGCTCCCCTCAAAGAAATTTTACTCAACGAAGATAATAGCGTCAGAGGATTTCTACTCAGAGGCTTAAATGGCAATCCTGACGAGGTATTTACCGCTGATTTATACGTTTCAGCAATGCCAGTTGATCCTCTTAAAGTAATGTTACCCCAACCTTGGCGAGAATACGACTGCTTTAAAAAACTAGAAGGTTTAGAAGGAGTCCCCGTAATTAATCTACATCTATGGTTCGATCGCAAACTAACCGACATTGACCATTTATTATTCTCGCGTTCGGATTTACTCAGTGTCTATGCAGATATGAGTAATACCTGTAAAGAATACGCTAACCCCGATAAATCGATGTTAGAGTTAGTCTTAGCTCCTGCTCAGGAATGGATTACTAAATCAGATCAAGAGATTATCGACGCTACTATGGCGGAACTAGTGCAGTTATTCCCCCAACATTTCCAGGGAGAAACACCAGCACAACTGCTAAAATATCACGTAGTCAAAACGCCTCGCTCTGTTTATAAAGCAACACCAGGACGTCAAGCCTATCGCCCCTCTCAGAAAACAGCTATTAGTAACTTTTATCTGGCGGGAGACTATACTATGCAACAATATCTAGGAAGCATGGAAGGCGCGGTACTTTCTGGCAAACTAACAGCAAACGCGATCGCCGCCGACTTTCCCGTCCCTAAAACTAGTCCCCAACCAGAAACTAACCCAGAATCTGTTAAAGTTGGTGTTTAA
- a CDS encoding tetratricopeptide repeat protein → MENSAEILPVIYLGVLLAILGAIAYFLLTQIWRTRRVESTFSKLQQKLKEGKGTPQEYYELGSLYLDKKLYVQSINLFQKAIKGSQIESENLALIYNAMGYAYFAQEQYDIAIRNYKDAIKLYPEYTIALNNLGNAYEKKQLTAQALATYEQTLQYDPENKIAKRRVESLRKRVVTSTNFTK, encoded by the coding sequence ATGGAAAACTCAGCAGAAATTTTACCAGTGATTTACCTAGGAGTGTTACTCGCTATTTTAGGAGCGATCGCTTATTTTTTATTAACTCAGATTTGGCGAACCAGAAGAGTAGAAAGCACCTTTAGCAAACTACAGCAAAAACTCAAAGAAGGCAAAGGAACACCCCAAGAATACTATGAACTAGGGAGTCTATATCTAGACAAAAAACTTTATGTACAGTCAATTAACCTATTTCAAAAAGCCATTAAAGGGAGTCAAATAGAATCAGAAAACCTAGCCCTGATTTATAACGCCATGGGTTATGCTTATTTTGCTCAGGAACAATATGATATAGCTATCCGCAATTACAAAGACGCTATTAAATTGTATCCCGAGTACACGATCGCCCTCAATAATCTAGGTAACGCTTATGAGAAAAAACAACTCACCGCACAAGCATTAGCAACCTATGAACAGACATTGCAATATGATCCAGAAAACAAAATAGCCAAACGTCGTGTAGAATCTTTGCGCAAACGTGTAGTGACTTCCACAAATTTTACTAAATAA
- a CDS encoding ABC transporter substrate-binding protein yields the protein MKLAKLFLLILLVIILLRVSTIPLNASTPVIKGEIRVGVKNNSRPLAFLDESGELQGLEIDIAKNLAKELLQDETAVTFVPVTNQERLDALLNNQVDIVIARLTANAARSQLVNFSTYYYLDGTGVITKDPSINSIQDLSTARIAVLSGSDSIEIIRSRLPTAELVGVDSYQEAYELLEASEAIAFGADQSILTGWVQEYPEYRLIAQSLSGEPLAIAIPKGLQYVSLHNQINKAIAKWRDSGWLRERANYWGLP from the coding sequence ATGAAACTAGCCAAATTATTTTTGCTCATCTTGTTGGTTATAATATTGCTCAGAGTTAGTACAATACCTCTTAATGCTTCTACTCCCGTAATTAAAGGAGAAATCAGAGTAGGGGTCAAAAACAACTCCCGACCTCTAGCTTTTTTAGATGAGTCAGGAGAATTACAAGGACTAGAAATTGATATCGCCAAAAACCTGGCTAAAGAATTACTGCAAGACGAAACAGCTGTCACTTTTGTACCAGTTACTAATCAAGAACGTTTAGACGCATTACTGAATAATCAAGTAGATATAGTAATAGCTCGATTAACAGCCAATGCGGCACGTTCCCAATTAGTCAACTTTAGTACATATTATTATCTAGACGGAACAGGAGTAATTACGAAAGACCCCTCAATCAATAGCATACAGGATTTAAGCACAGCTAGAATAGCAGTTTTATCAGGCTCTGATAGTATTGAGATCATTAGGAGTAGATTACCTACAGCAGAATTAGTGGGGGTAGATTCCTATCAAGAAGCATATGAGTTACTAGAAGCTTCAGAAGCGATCGCCTTCGGAGCAGATCAAAGTATTTTAACGGGATGGGTACAAGAATACCCAGAATATAGACTAATAGCACAAAGTCTCTCAGGAGAACCTCTAGCCATAGCCATACCCAAAGGCTTACAATATGTTAGCTTGCACAATCAAATCAACAAGGCGATCGCCAAGTGGCGAGACTCGGGTTGGTTGAGAGAAAGAGCTAATTATTGGGGATTACCCTAA
- a CDS encoding DNA adenine methylase, producing MKENLQMSTTHRVKPFLKWAGGKKQLLGIFNQLYPESLKKGECTCYLEPFLGGGAVYFDLVQKYPLKSAYLADINPEIIIAYKVIQKSVESLIEQLADLAIKYQSLPLEKRQELYYQIRENYNQQRIDFNYLDFSESWVKRSAMLIFLNKTCFNGLFRLNKSGEFNVPYGRYKNPTILNQDNLIAISIILQNVDIELANFTESIKFIKDKSFMYLDPPYRPLNKTSNFTSYSKFVFDDTQQIRLANFYKQLNAEYNINLMLSNSDPHNEDPWDNFFDELYQEFNIHRIPATRMINSKAHKRGTVTELVITNY from the coding sequence ATGAAAGAAAATCTACAGATGAGTACTACTCATCGAGTTAAACCATTTTTAAAATGGGCAGGGGGAAAAAAACAATTATTGGGTATTTTTAATCAATTATACCCAGAATCTCTTAAAAAAGGTGAATGTACTTGTTATCTAGAACCTTTTCTAGGTGGAGGTGCTGTTTATTTTGATCTAGTGCAAAAATATCCTCTCAAATCTGCTTATTTAGCGGATATTAATCCAGAAATTATCATAGCTTATAAAGTAATTCAGAAATCAGTAGAATCTCTCATAGAACAACTTGCTGATTTAGCTATTAAATATCAGTCTCTACCTCTAGAGAAACGCCAAGAATTATATTATCAAATCCGAGAAAATTACAACCAACAGAGAATAGACTTTAATTACTTAGACTTTTCTGAGTCTTGGGTTAAACGTTCAGCTATGTTAATCTTTCTGAATAAAACTTGTTTTAATGGTTTATTTAGACTCAACAAAAGTGGAGAGTTTAATGTACCTTATGGACGATATAAAAATCCAACTATTCTCAATCAAGACAACCTGATTGCTATCTCAATTATTTTACAAAATGTTGATATTGAATTAGCCAACTTTACAGAAAGTATCAAATTTATTAAAGATAAATCTTTTATGTATTTAGATCCGCCTTATCGTCCTTTAAATAAGACGTCTAACTTTACTTCTTACTCAAAATTTGTGTTTGATGATACTCAGCAAATACGCTTAGCTAATTTTTATAAGCAGCTTAACGCTGAGTATAATATTAATTTGATGCTTAGTAATTCAGATCCTCATAATGAAGATCCTTGGGATAATTTTTTCGATGAACTTTACCAAGAATTTAATATTCACAGGATACCAGCTACTAGAATGATTAACAGTAAAGCCCATAAACGTGGTACTGTGACTGAATTAGTTATTACGAATTATTAG
- a CDS encoding 50S ribosomal protein L20, translated as MTRVKRGNVARKRRKKILKLAKGFRGSHSKLFRTANQQVMKALRNSYRDRRKRKRDFRRLWIVRINAAARQHDISYSQLTGKLKKANIEINRKMLAQLAVLNPEAFTKIVEIAKQA; from the coding sequence ATGACTAGAGTCAAAAGAGGCAATGTAGCCCGTAAACGTCGTAAAAAAATCCTCAAACTCGCTAAAGGGTTTAGAGGATCTCATTCTAAGCTATTTCGCACAGCTAATCAGCAAGTAATGAAAGCTTTGCGCAATTCCTATCGCGATCGTCGTAAACGTAAACGCGACTTTCGTCGTCTGTGGATTGTCCGCATTAACGCAGCAGCTAGACAACATGATATCAGCTATAGTCAATTAACTGGTAAATTGAAAAAAGCTAATATCGAAATTAATCGTAAAATGTTAGCTCAACTCGCTGTACTTAATCCCGAAGCTTTTACTAAAATTGTCGAAATAGCTAAACAAGCTTAA
- the rpmI gene encoding 50S ribosomal protein L35 encodes MPKLKTRKAAAKRFRMTATGKILRRSANRNHLLQHKSAERKRRLWKLTQVHENDEENVRLMLPYSS; translated from the coding sequence ATGCCTAAACTAAAAACTCGTAAAGCAGCAGCGAAAAGATTTCGGATGACAGCCACGGGTAAGATACTTCGCCGTAGCGCTAACCGTAATCACTTATTACAGCATAAAAGTGCAGAGCGGAAACGTCGTTTATGGAAATTAACCCAAGTACACGAAAATGACGAAGAAAACGTTCGTCTAATGCTTCCATATTCTTCCTAA
- a CDS encoding shikimate dehydrogenase, producing the protein MQLITGKTKLLGVIGDPIEHSLSPVMHNAGIKALGVDYVYIPLAIKTEDLEGAIAAFRGMNLEGFNVTIPHKQRVMEFLDEVSPLAKKVGATNTVWANQEGWSGTNTDVAGFLAPLKLLERNWGEIKPLVLGYGGAARAVVEALSGLGCRQIRVVGRNLEKLAQFQKGWLQVEIYQWSELSELIADSELLVNTTPIGMYPYGQESPLEGDLVKLVQPGAIVYDLIYTPRPTKLLRESQQQGAVIIDGLEMLINQGAIALEIWLQRSVPVEVMRQALLNHLHILE; encoded by the coding sequence ATGCAATTAATTACAGGAAAAACGAAGTTATTAGGGGTAATTGGAGACCCCATCGAACATAGTCTCTCACCAGTGATGCACAACGCAGGGATTAAAGCGTTAGGAGTAGATTATGTTTATATACCCTTAGCTATCAAAACTGAGGATTTAGAAGGAGCGATCGCTGCTTTTCGGGGAATGAATCTAGAGGGTTTTAACGTAACTATACCCCATAAACAAAGGGTGATGGAGTTTCTCGATGAGGTTTCCCCCCTAGCTAAAAAAGTGGGTGCAACTAACACGGTTTGGGCTAATCAAGAAGGTTGGAGTGGTACTAATACCGATGTAGCGGGGTTTTTAGCGCCTTTAAAACTATTAGAGCGCAATTGGGGTGAAATTAAACCCTTAGTATTGGGTTATGGTGGAGCAGCTAGAGCAGTTGTGGAAGCTTTAAGTGGTTTAGGTTGTCGCCAGATTCGGGTAGTCGGTCGTAATCTTGAGAAATTAGCCCAATTTCAGAAGGGGTGGTTACAGGTAGAGATTTATCAGTGGTCAGAGTTGTCTGAGTTGATTGCTGATAGTGAATTATTGGTTAACACTACTCCGATTGGGATGTATCCTTATGGACAAGAATCCCCCCTAGAGGGTGATTTAGTTAAATTGGTTCAACCAGGAGCGATCGTCTATGATTTAATTTATACACCACGTCCTACTAAGTTATTAAGGGAAAGTCAACAACAAGGAGCGGTTATTATTGATGGTTTAGAGATGTTGATTAACCAAGGAGCGATCGCTCTAGAAATCTGGTTACAACGTTCTGTACCTGTAGAGGTTATGCGTCAAGCTTTATTGAACCACTTACACATTCTAGAGTAA